Proteins from one Gallus gallus isolate bGalGal1 chromosome 15, bGalGal1.mat.broiler.GRCg7b, whole genome shotgun sequence genomic window:
- the ORAI1 gene encoding calcium release-activated calcium channel protein 1 isoform 2 (isoform 2 is encoded by transcript variant 2), whose amino-acid sequence MGRCKTQSTQGGKVGSAGTVMRSAVAMVEVQLDAEHDYPRGLLIAFSACTTVLVAVHLFALMISTCILPNIEAVSNVHNLNSVKESPHERMHRHIELAWAFSTVIGTLLFLAEVVLLCWVKFLPLKKNPLDPAENSNSSITSGQAAAIASTSIMVPFGLIFIVFAVHFYRSLVSHKTDRQFQELNELAEFARLQDQLDHRGDAISPAVTHFA is encoded by the exons ATGGGCCGCTGCAAGACACAAAGCACACAGGGCGGAAAAGTGGGATCGGCGGGGACAGTGATGCGATCAGCG GTGGCCATGGTAGAAGTTCAGCTTGATGCAGAACATGACTACCCACGAGGTCTCTTGATAGCCTTCAGTGCCTGTACTACAGTCCTTGTTGCTGTTCACCTTTTTGCACTCATGATAAGTACCTGCATTCTTCCGAATATAGAGGCTGTTAGCAACGTGCATAATCTCAACTCTGTAAAGGAATCTCCTCATGAGCGTATGCATCGGCACATTGAGCTTGCCTGGGCATTTTCTACTGTCATTGGGACTTTGCTCTTTCTTGCAGAGGTGGTGTTGCTGTGTTGGGTGAAGTTTCTTCCCCTGAAGAAGAACCCCCTTGACCCAGCTGAGAACAGTAATTCTAGCATCACATCAGGACAGGCAGCAGCCATTGCATCGACATCTATCATGGTTCCCTTTGGACTGATTTTCATTGTCTTTGCAGTCCACTTCTACAGGTCTCTGGTGAGCCATAAAACAGACAGGCAGTTTCAAGAACTGAATGAACTTGCTGAATTTGCACGGCTCCAGGATCAGCTGGATCACAGAGGTGATGCCATCTCCCCAGCTGTTACCCATTTTGCATAA
- the ORAI1 gene encoding calcium release-activated calcium channel protein 1 isoform 1 (isoform 1 is encoded by transcript variant 1), with protein sequence MSLNEHSMQALSWRKLYLSRAKLKASSRTSALLSGFAMVAMVEVQLDAEHDYPRGLLIAFSACTTVLVAVHLFALMISTCILPNIEAVSNVHNLNSVKESPHERMHRHIELAWAFSTVIGTLLFLAEVVLLCWVKFLPLKKNPLDPAENSNSSITSGQAAAIASTSIMVPFGLIFIVFAVHFYRSLVSHKTDRQFQELNELAEFARLQDQLDHRGDAISPAVTHFA encoded by the exons ATGAGCCTGAACGAGCATTCGATGCAGGCGCTGTCCTGGCGGAAGCTCTACCTGAGCCGCGCCAAGCTGAAGGCTTCCAGCCGTACCTCCGCGCTGCTCTCCGGCTTCGCCATG GTGGCCATGGTAGAAGTTCAGCTTGATGCAGAACATGACTACCCACGAGGTCTCTTGATAGCCTTCAGTGCCTGTACTACAGTCCTTGTTGCTGTTCACCTTTTTGCACTCATGATAAGTACCTGCATTCTTCCGAATATAGAGGCTGTTAGCAACGTGCATAATCTCAACTCTGTAAAGGAATCTCCTCATGAGCGTATGCATCGGCACATTGAGCTTGCCTGGGCATTTTCTACTGTCATTGGGACTTTGCTCTTTCTTGCAGAGGTGGTGTTGCTGTGTTGGGTGAAGTTTCTTCCCCTGAAGAAGAACCCCCTTGACCCAGCTGAGAACAGTAATTCTAGCATCACATCAGGACAGGCAGCAGCCATTGCATCGACATCTATCATGGTTCCCTTTGGACTGATTTTCATTGTCTTTGCAGTCCACTTCTACAGGTCTCTGGTGAGCCATAAAACAGACAGGCAGTTTCAAGAACTGAATGAACTTGCTGAATTTGCACGGCTCCAGGATCAGCTGGATCACAGAGGTGATGCCATCTCCCCAGCTGTTACCCATTTTGCATAA
- the ORAI1 gene encoding calcium release-activated calcium channel protein 1 isoform 3 (isoform 3 is encoded by transcript variant 3) — translation MVEVQLDAEHDYPRGLLIAFSACTTVLVAVHLFALMISTCILPNIEAVSNVHNLNSVKESPHERMHRHIELAWAFSTVIGTLLFLAEVVLLCWVKFLPLKKNPLDPAENSNSSITSGQAAAIASTSIMVPFGLIFIVFAVHFYRSLVSHKTDRQFQELNELAEFARLQDQLDHRGDAISPAVTHFA, via the coding sequence ATGGTAGAAGTTCAGCTTGATGCAGAACATGACTACCCACGAGGTCTCTTGATAGCCTTCAGTGCCTGTACTACAGTCCTTGTTGCTGTTCACCTTTTTGCACTCATGATAAGTACCTGCATTCTTCCGAATATAGAGGCTGTTAGCAACGTGCATAATCTCAACTCTGTAAAGGAATCTCCTCATGAGCGTATGCATCGGCACATTGAGCTTGCCTGGGCATTTTCTACTGTCATTGGGACTTTGCTCTTTCTTGCAGAGGTGGTGTTGCTGTGTTGGGTGAAGTTTCTTCCCCTGAAGAAGAACCCCCTTGACCCAGCTGAGAACAGTAATTCTAGCATCACATCAGGACAGGCAGCAGCCATTGCATCGACATCTATCATGGTTCCCTTTGGACTGATTTTCATTGTCTTTGCAGTCCACTTCTACAGGTCTCTGGTGAGCCATAAAACAGACAGGCAGTTTCAAGAACTGAATGAACTTGCTGAATTTGCACGGCTCCAGGATCAGCTGGATCACAGAGGTGATGCCATCTCCCCAGCTGTTACCCATTTTGCATAA